A part of Capsicum annuum cultivar UCD-10X-F1 chromosome 6, UCD10Xv1.1, whole genome shotgun sequence genomic DNA contains:
- the LOC107874325 gene encoding uncharacterized protein LOC107874325, whose protein sequence is MGTKRFTRILKSFLTLTIPNHVAVKIALDLRKLLVDNSLLDVSQTDLEANLFKLMEWRAFGEEYIKRYKMTTRFHHQRVPLVILVCGTACVGKSTIATLLAQRLNLPNVLQTEMVYELLGTSTDAPLTSSPVWTRDFSSSEDLITEFCRECRIIWKGLAGDLRKATNDGKPIIIEVC, encoded by the exons ATGGGAACCAAGAGATTTACAAGGATTCTAAAGTCCTTTCTAACTTTAACA ATACCAAATCATGTGGCGGTTAAAATAGCCCTTGATCTTAGAAAGCTTCTCGTTGACAACAGCCTTCTTGATGT CTCACAAACAGATTTGGAGGCAAACTTGTTTAAG CTTATGGAGTGGAGAGCTTTCGGAGAAGAATATATAAAACGTTATAAAATGACGACAAG ATTTCATCACCAAAGAGTTCCTCTTGTAATTCTTGTTTGTGGAACTGCCTGTGTTGGGAAGTCTACTATTGCTACTCTACTTGCACAACGGCTGAACTTGCCAAATGTCTTGCAG ACAGAAATGGTGTATGAATTGCTGGGCACATCGACAGA TGCACCTTTGACGTCTTCACCAGTATGGACACGTGACTTCAGCTCATCAGAGGATCTAATCACTGAATTTTGCAGAGAATGCAGAATTATATGGAAAG GTTTGGCTGGCgatttgagaaaagcaacaaATGATGGTAAACCAATTATAATTGAGGTATGCTAA